A genomic stretch from Bacillus sp. E(2018) includes:
- a CDS encoding DNA internalization-related competence protein ComEC/Rec2, translating to MNPRHTVLSACFAFYGIWLSQHYSITGLVLLAFLVIITVVQLTKKSVYVLVFLPIFFVYAYYDNTNSLSKLPQEQMIFSGKIRSIPKIDGNLLSFELVTNDEPVVVNHKIKSAVEQKQLKKLSVNQSCVIKGKLKEPRKRSGFYGMNYREYLKNKNIFWILKTTQFDVENCVKTKDLSVHEHLKSWRSKNIKELESHFSKNTAGLMNALLFGYRDGIEAETLHYYQGLGLTHLLAVSGFNVGIVIYFLYLFLVRLGVVKEIAYGLIILFLPAYIVLTGAESSIIRAGMMGIIVILVMMLRRKVQPVTLLSVVCIGMLSFKPSFAFDLGFQLSFLMTFVLITSINILKNASSLGLLIITSFICSIFSFPIILYHFFEFSLLSIPFNVLYIPFVSILLFPISFVSLLLSIFAPKVILIVKESIEFLFNLSVVFMEKAQFFKMAVVFGRPPEWIFALYFVGILFFLHRWEVTKRIHIVMVVPFLLVCFIHWGLPYVNPKATVSFINVGQGDSILVELPYRKGVYMIDTGGSVSFDREDWEKREEEYDVTKEVVYPFLKAKGIRHLDGLIITHGDLDHAGGGEFLIESIKVSHVYLPYKQKGNDLETRIEATAAKNNINVVKLGKGMQWKSTQSLFYVLHPGSKESTSNNNSIVLWLKIYDHTFLFTGDIEVEAETEITKRFSKIKTDVLKVGHHGSATSTTASFLDSFSPRYGIISAGENNLYGHPALEVLKRLRDRGIVIYRTDEDGDISIVVDKKSLKVKTAK from the coding sequence ATGAACCCTAGACATACCGTCTTGAGTGCATGTTTTGCCTTCTATGGGATATGGCTTTCTCAGCATTACTCGATAACCGGGTTAGTTTTGCTGGCTTTCCTGGTTATCATTACGGTTGTACAGCTTACAAAAAAATCAGTATACGTCCTCGTTTTTCTCCCGATTTTCTTCGTTTATGCCTATTACGATAACACGAATAGCTTGTCGAAGCTTCCACAGGAGCAGATGATCTTTTCAGGCAAAATAAGATCCATCCCAAAAATAGACGGTAACCTATTAAGTTTTGAACTTGTAACGAATGATGAACCGGTTGTTGTTAATCATAAAATTAAATCTGCAGTTGAACAGAAACAGCTGAAAAAGTTAAGCGTAAATCAGTCATGCGTGATAAAAGGAAAACTTAAGGAACCCCGAAAAAGAAGTGGTTTTTATGGAATGAATTATCGTGAGTATTTAAAAAACAAAAATATTTTTTGGATACTAAAAACGACTCAGTTTGATGTAGAGAACTGTGTGAAGACAAAAGACTTAAGTGTTCATGAACACTTAAAAAGTTGGAGAAGCAAGAATATTAAAGAATTAGAAAGTCATTTCTCCAAAAACACAGCTGGTTTGATGAATGCTCTGCTTTTTGGATATAGAGACGGGATTGAAGCAGAAACACTTCACTATTATCAAGGTTTAGGGCTGACGCATCTATTGGCGGTATCCGGATTTAATGTTGGAATTGTTATATATTTTTTATACTTATTTCTTGTTCGGTTAGGTGTGGTTAAAGAAATAGCTTATGGATTGATCATACTTTTCTTGCCGGCGTATATTGTTCTAACGGGAGCTGAGAGTTCAATCATACGAGCGGGTATGATGGGAATCATTGTGATACTCGTCATGATGTTAAGAAGAAAAGTGCAACCTGTGACACTGTTGTCAGTTGTATGCATAGGGATGCTGAGCTTCAAACCCTCCTTTGCTTTTGACCTTGGATTTCAACTTTCGTTTTTAATGACCTTCGTATTGATTACATCTATTAACATTCTCAAAAACGCTTCGTCTCTCGGATTACTGATTATAACATCCTTCATCTGTTCGATATTTTCCTTTCCGATCATTCTTTATCATTTCTTTGAATTTTCCTTATTGTCGATTCCGTTTAATGTCTTATACATCCCTTTCGTATCCATTCTTCTGTTTCCTATCTCTTTTGTTAGCCTCCTACTTTCTATATTTGCACCAAAAGTGATTCTGATCGTTAAAGAGAGTATTGAATTCTTATTTAATTTATCTGTCGTTTTTATGGAAAAAGCGCAATTTTTCAAAATGGCAGTGGTTTTTGGAAGACCGCCAGAATGGATATTTGCCCTTTATTTTGTTGGAATCTTATTTTTTCTTCATAGATGGGAAGTAACTAAACGTATTCACATAGTGATGGTCGTCCCGTTTCTACTTGTATGCTTCATTCATTGGGGTTTGCCTTATGTGAATCCGAAAGCAACGGTTTCTTTTATAAATGTAGGACAAGGCGATAGTATTCTTGTGGAATTACCTTATAGAAAAGGTGTCTATATGATTGATACGGGTGGGTCTGTCTCATTCGATCGAGAGGATTGGGAAAAAAGAGAGGAAGAATATGATGTTACAAAAGAAGTCGTATATCCGTTCTTAAAAGCAAAAGGAATTCGGCACTTAGATGGATTAATCATCACTCATGGAGATTTGGATCATGCTGGAGGTGGTGAGTTTTTGATTGAGAGTATCAAGGTGAGCCATGTTTATTTGCCATATAAACAAAAAGGCAATGACCTTGAGACACGGATTGAAGCTACAGCTGCCAAGAACAACATTAATGTGGTTAAGTTAGGTAAGGGAATGCAATGGAAATCCACACAATCCTTATTTTACGTTTTGCATCCAGGATCTAAAGAAAGCACCTCAAATAATAATTCTATTGTTCTTTGGCTGAAGATCTATGATCATACTTTTTTATTTACAGGTGACATTGAAGTAGAAGCTGAAACTGAAATCACGAAACGTTTTTCAAAAATAAAAACTGATGTTCTTAAGGTTGGTCACCACGGAAGTGCAACATCA